A section of the Cololabis saira isolate AMF1-May2022 chromosome 6, fColSai1.1, whole genome shotgun sequence genome encodes:
- the rgcc gene encoding regulator of cell cycle RGCC → MKSPKLKTRARLADAQDLSDVLCEFDAVIEDFTSPLEKRHFRYDEHLKTVKRRSSASVSDSGISDTESGDSLNRNSFSFSDERLNSPTRLSPATSSPPLMSPKPKLGDTKELEDFIADLDRTLQSM, encoded by the exons CCCGGCTGGCGGACGCGCAGGACCTGAGCGACGTGCTGTGCGAGTTCGACGCCGTGATCGAGGACTTCACGTCCCCGCTGGAGAAGCGCCACTTCCGCTACGACGAGCACCTGAAGACCGTGAAGCGGCGCAGCAGCGCCAGCGTCAGCGACAGCGGCATCAGCGACACGGAGA GTGGAGATTCCCTCAACAGaaacagcttcagcttcagtgaCGAGAGGCTGAACTCCCCCACCAGACTCTCCCCCGCCACCAGCTCTCCTCCTCTGATGTCACCCAAAC CCAAACTGGGCGACACCAAAGAACTGGAGGACTTCATTGCCGACCTCGACAGGACATTACAGA GCATGTGA